A single Pangasianodon hypophthalmus isolate fPanHyp1 chromosome 27, fPanHyp1.pri, whole genome shotgun sequence DNA region contains:
- the nanos2 gene encoding nanos homolog 1: MQRDFGERHTPAKDFFMWHDYLGLRAMVARLARAGDVPRLQSSSEGAWPAHEERSWCPDVTPGTSGSSGRSPGSQGGVGQNSEKAVCGFCKQNGESAEIYASHRLKARNGRVLCPVLRNYVCPICGATGDAAHTRHYCPARALAHTRSDVIAPAVGSRYLKCTTLLNHVSVQPSSDMDM, translated from the coding sequence ATGCAGCGGGACTTTGGAGAGCGACACACCCCTGCTAAGGATTTCTTCATGTGGCATGACTATCTGGGTCTCAGAGCCATGGTGGCCCGGCTGGCACGCGCAGGTGACGTCCCCCGGCTCCAGTCTTCGTCAGAAGGCGCGTGGCCGGCGCACGAGGAGCGCTCCTGGTGCCCTGACGTCACCCCGGGAACTTCCGGGAGCAGTGGCCGCTCTCCGGGAAGCCAGGGAGGCGTCGGGCAGAACTCGGAGAAAGCTGTGTGCGGCTTCTGCAAGCAGAACGGAGAGAGCGCGGAGATCTACGCGAGCCACCGGCTGAAAGCGCGCAACGGCCGCGTGCTGTGTCCCGTGCTGAGGAACTACGTGTGTCCGATCTGCGGCGCCACCGGGGACGCGGCGCACACACGTCACTACTGCCCCGCGCGCGCGCTCGCGCACACCCGCTCTGACGTCATCGCCCCTGCAGTGGGCTCGCGGTACCTGAAGTGTACAACCCTCCTTAACCATGTTTCTGTTCAGCCCAGCTCTGACATGGACATGTAA